A window from Methylococcus mesophilus encodes these proteins:
- the mltB gene encoding lytic murein transglycosylase B, translated as MHRRFHVAPAIFIGLALLSGCASDPPARRSAIAGGVSASPPAAVEAPATTVAASGTPLKGGYSARTVTGDYAGYPALDRFIARMAQQHGFPRDYLNGLFSQAQRKTWTINYMRKESKPGPPSPGGWSRYRAQFLDNLHISRGVDFWRRHAGTLRQASERYGVPPEYILGIMGVETAYGANLGSHRVLDALTTLAFDSPRRADYFAEELEKFLLMARQERIDPAQPKGSFAGAMGLGQFMPSSFLNWAVDFDGDGRKDLWQPADAIGSVANYFAVHGWRTGEGVVTPAVLKAGGAYELETGYNTRYSVAELARNGIVPPRNLGAETPVSLLRLRAQAEDEYWLGLPNFYVITRYNNSTYYAMAVHDLAQAIKAQYD; from the coding sequence ATGCATCGTCGATTTCATGTTGCCCCTGCAATATTCATCGGACTCGCCCTGCTGTCGGGCTGCGCTTCCGATCCGCCGGCACGGCGCAGCGCCATTGCGGGTGGTGTTTCGGCGTCTCCGCCTGCGGCCGTGGAGGCGCCCGCAACCACCGTAGCCGCATCAGGCACGCCGCTGAAAGGAGGCTATTCGGCGAGAACGGTGACGGGGGATTATGCCGGTTATCCGGCGCTCGACCGGTTCATCGCCAGGATGGCGCAGCAGCACGGCTTTCCCCGCGACTATCTGAACGGCCTGTTTTCCCAGGCGCAGCGTAAAACCTGGACGATCAACTACATGCGCAAGGAATCCAAGCCGGGGCCGCCCAGCCCGGGCGGATGGTCCAGGTATCGCGCCCAGTTCCTGGATAATTTGCACATCTCCCGTGGCGTCGATTTCTGGCGCCGGCATGCCGGTACCTTGCGGCAGGCCAGCGAGCGCTACGGCGTGCCTCCGGAATACATCCTCGGCATCATGGGGGTGGAGACCGCCTACGGGGCCAACCTCGGCAGTCACCGGGTGCTGGACGCCTTGACGACCCTGGCGTTCGATTCGCCGCGGCGTGCCGATTATTTCGCGGAGGAACTGGAGAAATTTCTGCTGATGGCGCGGCAGGAGCGGATCGATCCTGCGCAGCCGAAAGGGTCTTTCGCCGGCGCCATGGGGCTGGGCCAGTTCATGCCCAGCAGCTTCCTGAACTGGGCGGTGGACTTCGACGGGGACGGCAGGAAAGACCTCTGGCAGCCAGCGGACGCCATCGGCAGCGTAGCCAACTATTTCGCCGTGCATGGCTGGCGGACAGGGGAGGGGGTCGTGACGCCGGCGGTCTTGAAGGCCGGCGGGGCTTATGAACTCGAAACCGGATACAACACCCGCTACTCGGTGGCTGAACTTGCCCGCAACGGGATCGTGCCTCCACGGAACCTGGGTGCGGAGACGCCCGTCAGCCTGCTACGCCTGCGCGCGCAGGCGGAAGACGAATATTGGCTGGGCTTGCCGAATTTCTATGTGATCACCCGCTACAACAACAGCACCTACTATGCCATGGCCGTGCACGATCTGGCGCAGGCGATCAAGGCGCAGTACGACTAG